One Tripterygium wilfordii isolate XIE 37 chromosome 10, ASM1340144v1, whole genome shotgun sequence DNA segment encodes these proteins:
- the LOC120007618 gene encoding protein TWIN LOV 1 isoform X1 yields MESRSQSQSLLDLIAQSLNGRYSLLARQELDGLPDNFTITDPSICGHPIIYASLGFLKMLGYSKDEVIGKNGRIFQGPKTNRRSVLEIREAIREERTLQINLLNYRKDGTPFWMLFHMSPVFGKEDGRVIHFVAVQVPITGRHKKNGLTLSESGRGFLDNVFGSCRREVCSDTLVELDRVLALDSALHPEARAVSGLSWILNLHLTVSEIEELCEANDLEKQRATNSVNNILSVLTRCSEFTGQMVCGKRCTLRGAGLLCSSLNISLGRIKQSFVLINPHLPEMPIVYASDAFLKLTGYDRHEVLERNWRFLNGVDTDSSTLEQIKDSIRTECACTVRILNYRKDSSSFWNLLHISPVRNASGKVAYVVGVQIEEGCKEPRRHDLSPEMRQLSAVGAIKVAVRSLSMGGGSSRS; encoded by the exons ATGGAATCTCGATCACAATCACAGTCGCTATTGGATCTGATTGCACAGTCTCTCAATGGCCGATACTCCCTCTTGGCACGCCAAGAGCTCGACGGATTGCCTGATAATTTCACCATTACTGACCCAAGTATCTGCGGTCACCCAATTATCTACGCAAGCCTCGGCTTCTTGAAGATGCTGGGCTACTCAAAAGACGAAGTGATCGGCAAGAATGGGCGCATATTTCAGGGTCCTAAAACCAATCGCCGCTCGGTGTTGGAAATACGAGAGGCAATTCGCGAGGAGAGGACTTTACAGATCAATTTGTTGAATTATCGCAAAGACGGGACGCCGTTTTGGATGTTGTTTCACATGAGTCCTGTTTTTGGCAAGGAAGACGGGAGGGTGATTCATTTCGTGGCGGTTCAGGTGCCCATAACGGGGAGACACAAGAAAAATGGGTTGACCTTGAGTGAGAGTGGGCGTGGTTTTCTTGACAATGTGTTCGGGTCGTGTAGGAGGGAGGTCTGCTCGGATACTCTAGTGGAATTGGATCGTGTTTTGGCATTGGATTCTGCATTGCATCCTGAAGCCAGAG CAGTTTCTGGTTTAAGTTGGATTTTGAATCTGCATCTAACAGTATCAGAAATTGAAGAGCTTTGTGAGGCAAATGATCTAGAGAAGCAAAGAGCTACAAATTCCGTAAACAATATCTTGTCTGTGCTAACCCGTTGTAGCGAGTTTACTGGCCAAATGGTGTGTGGAAAGAGATGCACCTTACGTGGGGCTGGCCTTCTCTGTTCATCCTTAAATATATCTCTTGGTAGAATCAAACAAAGCTTTGTATT GATCAATCCACACCTACCTGAGATGCCTATAGTTTATGCAAGTGATGCCTTCTTAAAGTTGACAG GATATGATAGACATGAAGTTTTGGAGCGCAATTGGAGATTTTTAAATGGGGTGGATACTGACTCATCAACTCTAGAACAA ATAAAGGATAGCATTCGAACAGAATGTGCATGCACAGTACGTATCTTAAATTACAG GAAGGACAGTAGTTCATTTTGGAATCTTCTGCACATATCACCTGTTCGCAATGCTTCTGGCAAG GTAGCATATGTTGTGGGGGTTCAGATAGAGGAAGGGTGTAAGGAACCAAGAAGGCATGATCTGAGTCCTGAAATGCGGCAACTCAGTGCTGTTGGTGCGATTAAGGTTGCAGTGAGAAGTTTGTCGATGGGTGGAGGCTCTTCTAGATCATAG
- the LOC120007618 gene encoding protein TWIN LOV 1 isoform X4, translating into MESRSQSQSLLDLIAQSLNGRYSLLARQELDGLPDNFTITDPSICGHPIIYASLGFLKMLGYSKDEVIGKNGRIFQGPKTNRRSVLEIREAIREERTLQINLLNYRKDGTPFWMLFHMSPVFGKEDGRVIHFVAVQVPITGRHKKNGLTLSESGRGFLDNVFGSCRREVCSDTLVELDRVLALDSALHPEARVSEIEELCEANDLEKQRATNSVNNILSVLTRCSEFTGQMVCGKRCTLRGAGLLCSSLNISLGRIKQSFVLINPHLPEMPIVYASDAFLKLTGYDRHEVLERNWRFLNGVDTDSSTLEQIKDSIRTECACTVRILNYRKDSSSFWNLLHISPVRNASGKVAYVVGVQIEEGCKEPRRHDLSPEMRQLSAVGAIKVAVRSLSMGGGSSRS; encoded by the exons ATGGAATCTCGATCACAATCACAGTCGCTATTGGATCTGATTGCACAGTCTCTCAATGGCCGATACTCCCTCTTGGCACGCCAAGAGCTCGACGGATTGCCTGATAATTTCACCATTACTGACCCAAGTATCTGCGGTCACCCAATTATCTACGCAAGCCTCGGCTTCTTGAAGATGCTGGGCTACTCAAAAGACGAAGTGATCGGCAAGAATGGGCGCATATTTCAGGGTCCTAAAACCAATCGCCGCTCGGTGTTGGAAATACGAGAGGCAATTCGCGAGGAGAGGACTTTACAGATCAATTTGTTGAATTATCGCAAAGACGGGACGCCGTTTTGGATGTTGTTTCACATGAGTCCTGTTTTTGGCAAGGAAGACGGGAGGGTGATTCATTTCGTGGCGGTTCAGGTGCCCATAACGGGGAGACACAAGAAAAATGGGTTGACCTTGAGTGAGAGTGGGCGTGGTTTTCTTGACAATGTGTTCGGGTCGTGTAGGAGGGAGGTCTGCTCGGATACTCTAGTGGAATTGGATCGTGTTTTGGCATTGGATTCTGCATTGCATCCTGAAGCCAGAG TATCAGAAATTGAAGAGCTTTGTGAGGCAAATGATCTAGAGAAGCAAAGAGCTACAAATTCCGTAAACAATATCTTGTCTGTGCTAACCCGTTGTAGCGAGTTTACTGGCCAAATGGTGTGTGGAAAGAGATGCACCTTACGTGGGGCTGGCCTTCTCTGTTCATCCTTAAATATATCTCTTGGTAGAATCAAACAAAGCTTTGTATT GATCAATCCACACCTACCTGAGATGCCTATAGTTTATGCAAGTGATGCCTTCTTAAAGTTGACAG GATATGATAGACATGAAGTTTTGGAGCGCAATTGGAGATTTTTAAATGGGGTGGATACTGACTCATCAACTCTAGAACAA ATAAAGGATAGCATTCGAACAGAATGTGCATGCACAGTACGTATCTTAAATTACAG GAAGGACAGTAGTTCATTTTGGAATCTTCTGCACATATCACCTGTTCGCAATGCTTCTGGCAAG GTAGCATATGTTGTGGGGGTTCAGATAGAGGAAGGGTGTAAGGAACCAAGAAGGCATGATCTGAGTCCTGAAATGCGGCAACTCAGTGCTGTTGGTGCGATTAAGGTTGCAGTGAGAAGTTTGTCGATGGGTGGAGGCTCTTCTAGATCATAG
- the LOC120007618 gene encoding protein TWIN LOV 1 isoform X6 produces the protein MESRSQSQSLLDLIAQSLNGRYSLLARQELDGLPDNFTITDPSICGHPIIYASLGFLKMLGYSKDEVIGKNGRIFQGPKTNRRSVLEIREAIREERTLQINLLNYRKDGTPFWMLFHMSPVFGKEDGRVIHFVAVQVPITGRHKKNGLTLSESGRGFLDNVFGSCRREVCSDTLVELDRVLALDSALHPEARAVSGLSWILNLHLTVSEIEELCEANDLEKQRATNSVNNILSVLTRCSEFTGQMVCGKRCTLRGAGLLCSSLNISLGRIKQSFVLINPHLPEMPIVYASDAFLKLTGYDRHEVLERNWRFLNGIKDSIRTECACTVRILNYRKDSSSFWNLLHISPVRNASGKKLASVSIPVTKRTTVPMPQRLTSTQLGDET, from the exons ATGGAATCTCGATCACAATCACAGTCGCTATTGGATCTGATTGCACAGTCTCTCAATGGCCGATACTCCCTCTTGGCACGCCAAGAGCTCGACGGATTGCCTGATAATTTCACCATTACTGACCCAAGTATCTGCGGTCACCCAATTATCTACGCAAGCCTCGGCTTCTTGAAGATGCTGGGCTACTCAAAAGACGAAGTGATCGGCAAGAATGGGCGCATATTTCAGGGTCCTAAAACCAATCGCCGCTCGGTGTTGGAAATACGAGAGGCAATTCGCGAGGAGAGGACTTTACAGATCAATTTGTTGAATTATCGCAAAGACGGGACGCCGTTTTGGATGTTGTTTCACATGAGTCCTGTTTTTGGCAAGGAAGACGGGAGGGTGATTCATTTCGTGGCGGTTCAGGTGCCCATAACGGGGAGACACAAGAAAAATGGGTTGACCTTGAGTGAGAGTGGGCGTGGTTTTCTTGACAATGTGTTCGGGTCGTGTAGGAGGGAGGTCTGCTCGGATACTCTAGTGGAATTGGATCGTGTTTTGGCATTGGATTCTGCATTGCATCCTGAAGCCAGAG CAGTTTCTGGTTTAAGTTGGATTTTGAATCTGCATCTAACAGTATCAGAAATTGAAGAGCTTTGTGAGGCAAATGATCTAGAGAAGCAAAGAGCTACAAATTCCGTAAACAATATCTTGTCTGTGCTAACCCGTTGTAGCGAGTTTACTGGCCAAATGGTGTGTGGAAAGAGATGCACCTTACGTGGGGCTGGCCTTCTCTGTTCATCCTTAAATATATCTCTTGGTAGAATCAAACAAAGCTTTGTATT GATCAATCCACACCTACCTGAGATGCCTATAGTTTATGCAAGTGATGCCTTCTTAAAGTTGACAG GATATGATAGACATGAAGTTTTGGAGCGCAATTGGAGATTTTTAAATGGG ATAAAGGATAGCATTCGAACAGAATGTGCATGCACAGTACGTATCTTAAATTACAG GAAGGACAGTAGTTCATTTTGGAATCTTCTGCACATATCACCTGTTCGCAATGCTTCTGGCAAG AAACTAGCATCCGTATCAATTCCGGTGACAAAACGTACTACAGTGCCTATGCCCCAGCGTCTCACATCAACTCAGTTAGGAGACGAAACGTAA
- the LOC120007618 gene encoding protein TWIN LOV 1 isoform X5, with amino-acid sequence MESRSQSQSLLDLIAQSLNGRYSLLARQELDGLPDNFTITDPSICGHPIIYASLGFLKMLGYSKDEVIGKNGRIFQGPKTNRRSVLEIREAIREERTLQINLLNYRKDGTPFWMLFHMSPVFGKEDGRVIHFVAVQVPITGRHKKNGLTLSESGRGFLDNVFGSCRREVCSDTLVELDRVLALDSALHPEARAVSGLSWILNLHLTVSEIEELCEANDLEKQRATNSVNNILSVLTRCSEFTGQMVCGKRCTLRGAGLLCSSLNISLGRIKQSFVLINPHLPEMPIVYASDAFLKLTGYDRHEVLERNWRFLNGVDTDSSTLEQIKDSIRTECACTVRILNYRKDSSSFWNLLHISPVRNASGKKLASVSIPVTKRTTVPMPQRLTSTQLGDET; translated from the exons ATGGAATCTCGATCACAATCACAGTCGCTATTGGATCTGATTGCACAGTCTCTCAATGGCCGATACTCCCTCTTGGCACGCCAAGAGCTCGACGGATTGCCTGATAATTTCACCATTACTGACCCAAGTATCTGCGGTCACCCAATTATCTACGCAAGCCTCGGCTTCTTGAAGATGCTGGGCTACTCAAAAGACGAAGTGATCGGCAAGAATGGGCGCATATTTCAGGGTCCTAAAACCAATCGCCGCTCGGTGTTGGAAATACGAGAGGCAATTCGCGAGGAGAGGACTTTACAGATCAATTTGTTGAATTATCGCAAAGACGGGACGCCGTTTTGGATGTTGTTTCACATGAGTCCTGTTTTTGGCAAGGAAGACGGGAGGGTGATTCATTTCGTGGCGGTTCAGGTGCCCATAACGGGGAGACACAAGAAAAATGGGTTGACCTTGAGTGAGAGTGGGCGTGGTTTTCTTGACAATGTGTTCGGGTCGTGTAGGAGGGAGGTCTGCTCGGATACTCTAGTGGAATTGGATCGTGTTTTGGCATTGGATTCTGCATTGCATCCTGAAGCCAGAG CAGTTTCTGGTTTAAGTTGGATTTTGAATCTGCATCTAACAGTATCAGAAATTGAAGAGCTTTGTGAGGCAAATGATCTAGAGAAGCAAAGAGCTACAAATTCCGTAAACAATATCTTGTCTGTGCTAACCCGTTGTAGCGAGTTTACTGGCCAAATGGTGTGTGGAAAGAGATGCACCTTACGTGGGGCTGGCCTTCTCTGTTCATCCTTAAATATATCTCTTGGTAGAATCAAACAAAGCTTTGTATT GATCAATCCACACCTACCTGAGATGCCTATAGTTTATGCAAGTGATGCCTTCTTAAAGTTGACAG GATATGATAGACATGAAGTTTTGGAGCGCAATTGGAGATTTTTAAATGGGGTGGATACTGACTCATCAACTCTAGAACAA ATAAAGGATAGCATTCGAACAGAATGTGCATGCACAGTACGTATCTTAAATTACAG GAAGGACAGTAGTTCATTTTGGAATCTTCTGCACATATCACCTGTTCGCAATGCTTCTGGCAAG AAACTAGCATCCGTATCAATTCCGGTGACAAAACGTACTACAGTGCCTATGCCCCAGCGTCTCACATCAACTCAGTTAGGAGACGAAACGTAA
- the LOC120007618 gene encoding protein TWIN LOV 1 isoform X3, producing the protein MESRSQSQSLLDLIAQSLNGRYSLLARQELDGLPDNFTITDPSICGHPIIYASLGFLKMLGYSKDEVIGKNGRIFQGPKTNRRSVLEIREAIREERTLQINLLNYRKDGTPFWMLFHMSPVFGKEDGRVIHFVAVQVPITGRHKKNGLTLSESGRGFLDNVFGSCRREVCSDTLVELDRVLALDSALHPEARAVSGLSWILNLHLTVSEIEELCEANDLEKQRATNSVNNILSVLTRCSEFTGQMVCGKRCTLRGAGLLCSSLNISLGRIKQSFVLINPHLPEMPIVYASDAFLKLTGYDRHEVLERNWRFLNGIKDSIRTECACTVRILNYRKDSSSFWNLLHISPVRNASGKVAYVVGVQIEEGCKEPRRHDLSPEMRQLSAVGAIKVAVRSLSMGGGSSRS; encoded by the exons ATGGAATCTCGATCACAATCACAGTCGCTATTGGATCTGATTGCACAGTCTCTCAATGGCCGATACTCCCTCTTGGCACGCCAAGAGCTCGACGGATTGCCTGATAATTTCACCATTACTGACCCAAGTATCTGCGGTCACCCAATTATCTACGCAAGCCTCGGCTTCTTGAAGATGCTGGGCTACTCAAAAGACGAAGTGATCGGCAAGAATGGGCGCATATTTCAGGGTCCTAAAACCAATCGCCGCTCGGTGTTGGAAATACGAGAGGCAATTCGCGAGGAGAGGACTTTACAGATCAATTTGTTGAATTATCGCAAAGACGGGACGCCGTTTTGGATGTTGTTTCACATGAGTCCTGTTTTTGGCAAGGAAGACGGGAGGGTGATTCATTTCGTGGCGGTTCAGGTGCCCATAACGGGGAGACACAAGAAAAATGGGTTGACCTTGAGTGAGAGTGGGCGTGGTTTTCTTGACAATGTGTTCGGGTCGTGTAGGAGGGAGGTCTGCTCGGATACTCTAGTGGAATTGGATCGTGTTTTGGCATTGGATTCTGCATTGCATCCTGAAGCCAGAG CAGTTTCTGGTTTAAGTTGGATTTTGAATCTGCATCTAACAGTATCAGAAATTGAAGAGCTTTGTGAGGCAAATGATCTAGAGAAGCAAAGAGCTACAAATTCCGTAAACAATATCTTGTCTGTGCTAACCCGTTGTAGCGAGTTTACTGGCCAAATGGTGTGTGGAAAGAGATGCACCTTACGTGGGGCTGGCCTTCTCTGTTCATCCTTAAATATATCTCTTGGTAGAATCAAACAAAGCTTTGTATT GATCAATCCACACCTACCTGAGATGCCTATAGTTTATGCAAGTGATGCCTTCTTAAAGTTGACAG GATATGATAGACATGAAGTTTTGGAGCGCAATTGGAGATTTTTAAATGGG ATAAAGGATAGCATTCGAACAGAATGTGCATGCACAGTACGTATCTTAAATTACAG GAAGGACAGTAGTTCATTTTGGAATCTTCTGCACATATCACCTGTTCGCAATGCTTCTGGCAAG GTAGCATATGTTGTGGGGGTTCAGATAGAGGAAGGGTGTAAGGAACCAAGAAGGCATGATCTGAGTCCTGAAATGCGGCAACTCAGTGCTGTTGGTGCGATTAAGGTTGCAGTGAGAAGTTTGTCGATGGGTGGAGGCTCTTCTAGATCATAG
- the LOC120007618 gene encoding protein TWIN LOV 1 isoform X2, with protein MESRSQSQSLLDLIAQSLNGRYSLLARQELDGLPDNFTITDPSICGHPIIYASLGFLKMLGYSKDEVIGKNGRIFQGPKTNRRSVLEIREAIREERTLQINLLNYRKDGTPFWMLFHMSPVFGKEDGRVIHFVAVQVPITGRHKKNGLTLSESGRGFLDNVFGSCRREVCSDTLVELDRVLALDSALHPEARVSGLSWILNLHLTVSEIEELCEANDLEKQRATNSVNNILSVLTRCSEFTGQMVCGKRCTLRGAGLLCSSLNISLGRIKQSFVLINPHLPEMPIVYASDAFLKLTGYDRHEVLERNWRFLNGVDTDSSTLEQIKDSIRTECACTVRILNYRKDSSSFWNLLHISPVRNASGKVAYVVGVQIEEGCKEPRRHDLSPEMRQLSAVGAIKVAVRSLSMGGGSSRS; from the exons ATGGAATCTCGATCACAATCACAGTCGCTATTGGATCTGATTGCACAGTCTCTCAATGGCCGATACTCCCTCTTGGCACGCCAAGAGCTCGACGGATTGCCTGATAATTTCACCATTACTGACCCAAGTATCTGCGGTCACCCAATTATCTACGCAAGCCTCGGCTTCTTGAAGATGCTGGGCTACTCAAAAGACGAAGTGATCGGCAAGAATGGGCGCATATTTCAGGGTCCTAAAACCAATCGCCGCTCGGTGTTGGAAATACGAGAGGCAATTCGCGAGGAGAGGACTTTACAGATCAATTTGTTGAATTATCGCAAAGACGGGACGCCGTTTTGGATGTTGTTTCACATGAGTCCTGTTTTTGGCAAGGAAGACGGGAGGGTGATTCATTTCGTGGCGGTTCAGGTGCCCATAACGGGGAGACACAAGAAAAATGGGTTGACCTTGAGTGAGAGTGGGCGTGGTTTTCTTGACAATGTGTTCGGGTCGTGTAGGAGGGAGGTCTGCTCGGATACTCTAGTGGAATTGGATCGTGTTTTGGCATTGGATTCTGCATTGCATCCTGAAGCCAGAG TTTCTGGTTTAAGTTGGATTTTGAATCTGCATCTAACAGTATCAGAAATTGAAGAGCTTTGTGAGGCAAATGATCTAGAGAAGCAAAGAGCTACAAATTCCGTAAACAATATCTTGTCTGTGCTAACCCGTTGTAGCGAGTTTACTGGCCAAATGGTGTGTGGAAAGAGATGCACCTTACGTGGGGCTGGCCTTCTCTGTTCATCCTTAAATATATCTCTTGGTAGAATCAAACAAAGCTTTGTATT GATCAATCCACACCTACCTGAGATGCCTATAGTTTATGCAAGTGATGCCTTCTTAAAGTTGACAG GATATGATAGACATGAAGTTTTGGAGCGCAATTGGAGATTTTTAAATGGGGTGGATACTGACTCATCAACTCTAGAACAA ATAAAGGATAGCATTCGAACAGAATGTGCATGCACAGTACGTATCTTAAATTACAG GAAGGACAGTAGTTCATTTTGGAATCTTCTGCACATATCACCTGTTCGCAATGCTTCTGGCAAG GTAGCATATGTTGTGGGGGTTCAGATAGAGGAAGGGTGTAAGGAACCAAGAAGGCATGATCTGAGTCCTGAAATGCGGCAACTCAGTGCTGTTGGTGCGATTAAGGTTGCAGTGAGAAGTTTGTCGATGGGTGGAGGCTCTTCTAGATCATAG
- the LOC120007616 gene encoding protein NRT1/ PTR FAMILY 4.6-like, whose protein sequence is MEEQVHETGRWDGYVDWRNRPAIRGTHGGMLAASFVLVVEVMENMAFLANASNLVIYLSDYMHFSPSKSANDVTNFMGTSFLLALLGGFLSDAFFTTYHIYLISAFVQFLGLVILTVQAREPSLKPPKCSLGSSTIPCQEVHGGKAAMLFLGLYLAALGVGGIKGSLPPHGAEQFDETTPQGRKQRSTFFNYFVFCLSCGALIAVTLVVWIEDNKGWEWGFGISTIVIFLSIPIFLSGSTFYKNKIPSGSPLTTIFKVLVAASVNTNCVSRSPSNAIANMSINPSSPSQKNQTPRDPAKAIEIPTKSLNFLNRAVVNKPLRPSLACTVQQVEEVKIVLKILPIFACTFMLNCCLAQLSTFSVQQAATMDTNLGSLKVPPASLPVFPVLFIMILAPIYDHLIIPFARRVTKSEMGISHLQRIGIGLVLSIVAMAVAALVEIKRKRVATNTGQLDETNPLPITFFWVAFQYLFLGSADLFSLAGLLEFFFTEAPASMRSLATSLSFASLAMGYYLSSVIVSIVNEVTGNSKHKPWLSGANLNQYHLERFYWLMCVLSVLNFFHYLFWASRYKYRSSTTHV, encoded by the exons atg GAAGAACAAGTTCATGAAACTGGCAGATGGGATGGGTATGTGGATTGGAGGAACAGACCTGCAATCAGAGGCACTCATGGTGGGATGCTTGCTGCCTCCTTTGTTCTGG ttGTGGAGGTAATGGAGAATATGGCTTTTCTGGCAAATGCAAGCAACTTGGTGATATACTTATCGGATTACATGCACTTTTCTCCCTCAAAGTCTGCGAATGATGTCACCAATTTCATGGGCACATCATTCCTTCTGGCACTTCTTGGTGGCTTCTTATCtgatgctttcttcaccacttATCACATCTACTTGATTAGTGCTTTTGTCCAATTCCTG GGCTTGGTGATACTCACTGTGCAAGCTCGAGAACCATCTCTAAAGCCACCCAAATGTAGCCTGGGAAGCTCAACTATCCCATGCCAAGAGGTTCATGGTGGAAAAGCTGCAATGCTATTCCTCGGTCTCTATCTGGCGGCATTGGGCGTGGGAGGGATAAAGGGTTCACTGCCACCTCACGGAGCCGAGCAATTTGATGAGACCACTCCTCAAGGGAGGAAGCAGAGGTCCACATTCTTCAATTACTTTGTCTTCTGTTTGTCCTGCGGAGCCTTAATTGCAGTCACACTGGTGGTTTGGATTGAAGACAATAAGGGGTGGGAGTGGGGTTTTGGCATCTCCACTATTGTCATTTTCTTGTCTATCCCAATCTTTCTCTCTGGCTCTACCTTTTACAAGAACAAAATTCCCTCTGGAAGTCCACTTACAACCATTTTCAAG GTTTTGGTGGCTGCTTCAGTGAATACAAATTGCGTGAGTAGAAGCCCAAGCAATGCCATTGCAAACATGTCCATAAACCCATCTTCACCATCTCAAAAAAACCAGACACCACGAGACCCAGCAAAAGCAATCGAGATTCCAACAAAGAGTCTCAACTTTCTCAACAGAGCTGTAGTAAACAAACCGCTCCGTCCCTCACTAGCATGTACAGTCCAGCAAGTCGAAGAAGTCAAGATTGTACTAAAAATCCTACCAATTTTCGCCTGCACATTCATGCTCAATTGCTGCCTGGCTCAACTCTCCACATTTTCAGTCCAACAAGCTGCTACCATGGACACTAACCTCGGTTCCCTGAAAGTCCCACCGGCTTCACTCCCTGTATTTCCTGTACTCTTCATCATGATCTTAGCCCCAATTTACGACCATCTCATCATCCCATTCGCTAGAAGAGTTACTAAATCAGAAATGGGCATCTCTCATCTGCAAAGAATTGGGATTGGTCTAGTCCTGTCGATAGTAGCAATGGCAGTGGCAGCTCTTGTTGAGATTAAGCGAAAAAGAGTGGCGACAAATACAGGACAACTTGATGAAACCAATCCATTACCAATTACATTCTTTTGGGTTGCATTTCAGTACTTGTTCTTGGGATCGGCTGATTTATTCAGCTTAGCTGGGTTGTTGGAGTTTTTCTTTACAGAGGCACCAGCAAGCATGAGATCATTAGCTACCTCTCTTTCATTCGCGTCGTTGGCAATGGGGTACTACCTTAGTTCAGTGATTGTGTCGATTGTTAATGAAGTTACTGGTAATTCAAAGCACAAACCTTGGCTCTCCGGTGCTAACTTGAATCAGTATCATCTCGAGAGATTCTACTGGCTCATGTGTGTGCTCAGTGTATTGAATTTCTTCCACTACCTCTTCTGGGCTTCGCGGTACAAATACAGATCATCAACAACACACGTATAG
- the LOC120006996 gene encoding homeobox-leucine zipper protein HAT5-like, translated as MASDTVSAGSNFIVLLQSDRLAASSSSSEALDSIWIPTCSTVHGPSSMVNFDNVGGGGTMDNPDEELDMHNNQQPGKKRRLSATQVQFLERNFDLENKLEPERKLQLAKELGLQPRQVAIWFQNRRARYKNKQLEKDFDSLKSCYDKLKVDCDNLLKEKEILTQEVIALKEKLVDRERGKENLEFQDAIEAAKNAEPEKPAVPNSSESNVVAMVVCKQEDASSARSDVFDSDSPHYTNGNHSSLLEPEQSDFSQEEEDHHLDRSFLQVLPCFPKLEDGCYNDPPVNSSSFEFPVEDQPFWTWSY; from the exons ATGGCAAGTGATACGGTCTCTGCTGGTTCAAACTTCATTGTTTTGCTCCAAAGCGATAGActtgctgcttcttcttcttcttctgaggCTCTGGACTCCATTTGGATCCCTACTTGCTCCACTGTTCACG GTCCATCGTCAATGGTTAATTTTGATAATGTTGGAGGAGGAGGCACCATGGATAATCCGGATGAGGAGCTTGATATGCACAATAATCAACAACCGGGGAAGAAAAGGCGACTCTCGGCAACGCAAGTTCAATTTCTTGAGaggaattttgatttggaaaacAAGCTTGAACCAGAGAGGAAACTCCAACTTGCTAAGGAACTAGGATTGCAGCCTCGCCAAGTCGCCATATGGTTCCAAAATCGAAGAGCTCGGTACAAGAACAAACAGCTCGAGAAGGATTTCGATTCCTTGAAATCTTGCTATGATAAGCTCAAGGTCGATTGCGACAATCTCttgaaggagaaagaaatccTCACACAAGAG GTTATAGCACTGAAAGAGAAATTGGTtgatagagagagaggaaaagaaaatttggaattCCAAGATGCAATTGAGGCAGCTAAGAATGCAGAACCTGAAAAACCAGCAGTCCCAAATTCTTCAGAGTCCAATGTTGTGGCAATGGTGGTCTGCAAACAAGAAGATGCAAGCTCAGCTAGAAGTGACGTTTTTGACTCAGACAGTCCACATTACACTAATGGGAACCATTCTTCATTGTTAGAACCAGAACAGTCGGATTTCTcacaagaagaagaggatcaTCATCTTGATAGGAGCTTCTTGCAAGTCCTACCATGCTTTCCAAAACTTGAAGATGGATGTTATAATGACCCGCCTGTTAATTCCTCTAGTTTTGAGTTTCCAGTAGAAGATCAGCCATTCTGGACTTGGTCTTATTAA